The window TTCTGCTTATACAGATATTCCTATTGTTATTTTGGGTACAGACCCTGGGATTACGACTGCTTATAACGGTGGAACTCATACTACTTTTGAAGATATAGCAATGTTTAGATCATTAAGTAATACAAAAGTATTTGATATTTGTGATTCTGTTCAAATGTATGCTATTATCAAAGAACTTGGACAAAATATGAAAGGACTCAATTATGTTCGTTTTGCAAGAAGACCATCTCGTAAGATTTATCAAGATGAGATGAGCTTTGAAATCGGTAAAGGTATAATGATTAGAGAGGGAATTGATATTTGTATCTTTGCCTCTGGAGCAATGGTTTCACAAGCATTAGATACTGCAGATATTTTGAAATCTCAAGGAAAAAGTGTCAGAGTGATAGATCTTTTTACAATTTTACCAATTGATAAAGATATCATTATCAAAGCTGCAAAAGAGTGTAAACATCTAGTCGCTTTAGATAATCATAATATTAGAGGTGGATTAGGATCAGCTATTGCAGAAGTATTAGTAGCACACCATCCTGTCAAACTTCAACAGATTGGAGCAGAAAGTTTTGGACAAGTTGCTACTTTTGCTCAATTATTAGATATTTTTGCTTGGACTGGAGATAAATTAGCTAAAAAAATTCTTAAAGCTATTTAATTATATTGAAATTCTTTATCTATTATTATAAAAATTCTTAAAAATATGTTATAATATAATATAAGGAGTAATGGTATGAAATTAAATATAATTATAGTATTATTGGTAGTTGTTATACTAGGAGCTTGTACTCAAAAAAACAACAATAAACTTATTGTTGGTATGGAATTAGCGTACCCTCCTTTTGAAACAAAAGATAATGATGGAAATCCTATAGGAGTCAGTGTTGATCTTGCTTATGAATTAGGTAAATATCTAAATAAAGAAGTTGTTATTGAAAATATAGCATGGAATGGCTTGATACCTGCTCTGCAAACTGGAAAAATAGATATAATTCTTTCTTCATTAACAATTACAGAAGCAAGAAAAAGACAAATTGATTTTTCAGATTCTTATTCTAAATCATTGTTAGCAATGCTTGTAAATATCAATTCTCCTGTTAATTCTCTAGACGATTTGAATCAAAAAGGTAGAATTGTAGCTGTTAAACAAGGTGCTACCCCATTTATTTTTGCACAAAAGTATCTTACAAATGCAACAATTAATTCTTTTGCTAGTGAAAGTGCTGCTGTTACAGAGGTTGTACAAGGTAAGGCTGATGCTGTTTTATATGATCAATTAACAATTTTTAGAAATTATCAAATGAATCCTAATACGACAAAAATTGTAGCCTTAGATATTGCTGATGAAGATGTTGATGTATGGGGTATTGGTATAAAAAAAGGTAAGACTCAATTGCAAGCTGATATTAATAAATTTCTTATAGAATTTAAAGCAAATGAGGGTTTTAAAGAAATTACAAAAAGACACCTAATAGTAGAAAAAAAAGAATTTGATAAACATGATTTTGATTTTTTCTTTTAAAATAAATAAATTGATTAATAGGGGAATAAATGGATAATAAAATATCAATAAAACCCCCTTCGCTAGTGTATCGATTAGGTAATATTATTTTATTAATAATGGTATTATTTATTTTTTCATGGTTAACTATTCACAAATTAGAATTACATTTAGATTTTTCAATTTTACTTGAATATACAACACGATTTCGACACGGTTTTTTAATGACAGTAGTAATTAGTTTTTTCTCATTGATTTTTAGTATGATTGTAGGATCATTTACAGTAATAGGAGTTCGTTCTAAAATATTATTTATATCTTATTTTTGTAGAGTATACATTCAAATTATTAGAGGAACACCTTTGTTGGTACAGATATTTTTCTTTTATTATATTGTTGGAACAGCATGGGGTATTGAAAATAGATATATTGCAGGAATATTAATATTATCTCTATTTGAAGGCGCTTATATTAGTGAGATTATTCGAGGAGGTTTGTTATCATTAGATAAACAACAATACGAAATAGCTCAGGCCATAGGACTCTCTAAAAAACAAACACTTAGTTTGGTGATTATTCCTCAATTAATTATTAGAATTATGCCAGCATTAGCAGGTCAGTTTGCATCAATTATAAAAGATTCATCACTTTTATCTGTAGTAGCAATAATAGAATTAACACAAACAACACAAGAAATTAGTTCAATTAATTATGCGTTATTTGAAAATTATCTTTTTTTAGGGTTATTGTATTTTATATTAACTTTTCCTGTAATTTTATTAAGTCAATATTTGGAGAAAAAATTTAGTTATGCACATTAAATTAGAGGCAATAAATCATTTTTTTTCTGATGAAAAAAAAGTGTTAAACAATCTTAATTTTGAAGATGAATGTAACTCTCTTGCTATTATAGGTTCTTCTGGAGGTGGAAAATCCACTTTATTAAGAATTTTAGGTGGATTGTTATATCCTAGTTCAGGTAATTTTTATTTCAATTATAATAAAATTGACTTTAAAGAACATAATGAATGGTATAAAAAAATAGGGTTTGTTTTTCAAAGTAATGGATTATTCCCCCATTTAACAGGTTTACAGAATATTACACTTCCTTTAACTAAAGTATTTAATCTTACTGTAATAGATGCTACTAAAAAAGCTAATGAGTTATTAGAACGATTTGGTTTATTAAAAGATGCACATAAATATCCACATCAATTATCAGGCGGACAATGTCAACGAATTGCTATAGCTAGAGCAATCATTGTTAATCCTGAATTATTATTATTAGATGAGCCTACATCTGCTCTAGACCCAGAATACACTTTAGAAGTTTTAAATATGATTAATGAATTGGTAATAGAAGGTCAAAATATTATTGTAGTTACTCATGAAATGGGATTTGCACGATTAGCTTGTGAAAAAGCAATGTTTTTATACGATGGTAAGATTATAGAACATAATAAAAGTGAGAACTTTTTTAACAATCCACAAAGTCCAGAGTTAAATTATTTTTTAGCTAAAATACTAGAATGGAATTAAAATATAAATTATTTATAAAAATATATAGAGATATTGACATAACTAAAAAAAAAGTATAAAATATAGACATATATTATGTTGGTAATACAAGAATATATATACTTATAATAAAAATCTAAATAGAGAAATTAAGCATAGGGGGAGAATTTGAACACTATTAATATTACAGAAACAGTTCTTCGTGATGGACATCAGTCCTTATTGGCAACAAGAATGCCAACTGAAGATATGTTACCTATTTTAGAAAAAATGGATGAAGTTGGGTATAGATCTTTAGAAATGTGGGGTGGAGCTACTTTTGATGTGGCTATGAGATTTTTAAATCAAGACCCATGGGATCGTTTAAAAGAAATAAAAAAATATGTGAAAAAAACACCTTTACAGATGTTATTAAGAGGTCAAACCCTTGTTGGCTATAGACATTATGCAGATGATACGGTTGATCTATTTATAAGAAAAGCTATAGAGAATGGAATAGATATTGTTCGTATTTTTGATGCTTTAAATGATATTGAAAATATTAGAGTTCCACTAGAAGCTGTAAAAAAATATGGTGGTATAGCTCAAGCTGCGCTATCATATACTATCAGTCCTGTGCATTCAATTGAATTTTTTGTAAATTTGGCAAAACAATATAGAGATCTTGGTGCAGATGAAATTGCTATCAAAGATATGGCTGGTATTTTATTACCTGAAACAGGATATAAGTTGGTTTCAGCTATAAAAAAAGAAATGCCAAATATTCCTATTGTTGTACATACACATGATACTGCTGGTATTGGATCTATTCTTTATAAAAGAGTTACTGATGCTGGTGCTTATTCTATTGACACATCAATATCTTCTTTAGGTGGAGGATCTGCACAACCTGTAACAGAAAGTATTGTCAAATGTTTTGAAGGAAGTACTCGCCCAACAACATTAAATCAAGAATTACTTTCAGAGATAGCTGATTATTTCAAGTTATTACGAAATAAATACATGAATCAAAATTTAATTAATATTCAATCTTATTTTACAGAACCTAAACTTATTGAATATCAATTACCTGGAGGTATGCTCAGTAATCTTATTTCTCAATTAACATCTCAAAAATCAATGGATAAATATGAAGAGGTTCTTCGAGAAATACCAAGAGTCAGAGCTGATTTTGGTTATCCAGCGTTAGTAACTCCTATTAGTCAAATTGTAGGAACACAAGCAGTTATGAATGTACTACTAGGTGAACGATATAAAATTTGTTCCAAAGAAGCTAAAGATTATATTAGTGGATTTTATGGAAAAAGTTCTGTACCTATCAAATCTGAAATTATGCAAAAAATTTGTGGTACAGAAAAATATTATACAGGATCTCCTTCTGCATTAGTAAAACCTGAATTAGAAAATGCTCGTAAAGAATATGCACATATTATTAATAATGATGAAGAATTATTATCATGTATTTTGTTTCCACAAATAGCAAAATCGTATCTAGAATCTAAAAAAAATACAGATTATATAGAAGTAGAAATACTACCATAATTTATTAAAGGAGTATCGAATGTTTGGAGATATACTTACACTTACTGATACGGCTCTTATTACATTTTTAGGAATGGGAGTAGTTTTTCTAGTACTAATACTATTAACAATGATTTTGAGTTTATTTCGTTTTATTCCAGTAAATAATATCACTATAATTTCAACATCTATTGAGAAATCTACGGATATATCACCAGCATATTTTTCTGTTGTCTCATCTCTTCACAAAGCGATTATTATAGCAACGATTTTAGAAAGTCTTGAAATTACAACAAAGAAAACTCAAGTTAGAATTACAAGTATTCATAAAATTTCATGCTAATAAAACAGTAAAAATGGAGAATAATAATGTCAAAAATGTATAAAGTTAAAGTTGAAGGAAATATATACGAAGTAGAAGTTGAATTTGTTTCAGAGACAGCTGCATTTGCTCCTATACAGAATCAAGTACCAGCAACATCTTCGGCTCAACCTCAATCAACAACTTCATCAGTATCTGTTACAGGAAAAGGAATACCAATTATAGCACCAATGCAAGGTAATATTTGGAAAATTGTGAAAAATATTGGTGATACCGTAAAAACAGGAGAAACGATTCTTATATTAGAAGCTATGAAAATGGAAAATAATATTATTGCTCCAAAAGATGGCACTATAGTTTCTTTATTAGTAAAAGAAGGTCAATTAGTTGATAGTGGATCTACTTTGGTAGAGCTTGCATAGGAGAATACAATGCAAGAATTATTGTTAAATTTATATCAAACAACTGGAATTGCAATGATGACTATATCTTCATTAATAATGATAGGTATAGGGCTGATATTATTATATTTAGCTATTGCAAAAGGTTATGAACCTTATTTATTATTACCTATAGCTTTTGGTATGTTATGGATTAATCTACCAACATCTATAGGAGAAGGATTGATGAATGAGGGAGGATTATTATATATTTTATATCAAGGTGTAAAATTAGGTATTTATCCACCACTAATATTTTTAGGGATAGGGATGCTTACAGATTTTGCTCCTTTAATTGCAAATCCAAAAAGTTTATTATTAGGAGCTGCTGCTCAATTAGGAATATTTTTGGCTTTTTGGATTGCTGTTTTATTAGGAATGACAGGACCTGAAGCGGCTGCTATTAGTATTATTGGTGGTGCTGATGGACCAACAGCTATTTATTTAACATCCAAATTAGCACCTCATTTATTAGGACCTATAGCTATTGCAGCTTATTCATATATGGCGTTAGTTCCTATTATTCAACCACCTATTATGAGATTACTTACAACAAAGAAAGAAAGACTTATAAAAATGGAACAGTTGCGGTATGTATCTCAACGAGAAAAAATACTATTCCCTATTGTTGTAATGATTATTATTATTATGATAGTACCTTCATCAACATCTTTAGTTGGAATGTTAATGTTAGGAAATTTATTTAAAGAAAGTGGCGTAGTTCCTAATTTAGTTGAAAATGGAAAAAACGCTTTATTGTATATAGTTACTATATTTCTAGGAATTACTGTAGGAGCGACAGCTAAAGCTGAAACTTTTTTAATAATTGATACTTTAAAAATACTCACAATAGGATTATTTGCATTTATTATTGGTACTGCTGGTGGTGTTTTATTAGGAAAGGTAATGTGCATACTTAGTGGTCAAAAAATAAATCCTCTTATTGGAGCTGCTGGTGTTAGTGCTGTTCCTATGTCTGCTCGGATTGTTCAAA of the Spirochaetota bacterium genome contains:
- a CDS encoding transporter substrate-binding domain-containing protein; the protein is MKLNIIIVLLVVVILGACTQKNNNKLIVGMELAYPPFETKDNDGNPIGVSVDLAYELGKYLNKEVVIENIAWNGLIPALQTGKIDIILSSLTITEARKRQIDFSDSYSKSLLAMLVNINSPVNSLDDLNQKGRIVAVKQGATPFIFAQKYLTNATINSFASESAAVTEVVQGKADAVLYDQLTIFRNYQMNPNTTKIVALDIADEDVDVWGIGIKKGKTQLQADINKFLIEFKANEGFKEITKRHLIVEKKEFDKHDFDFFF
- a CDS encoding amino acid ABC transporter permease; this translates as MDNKISIKPPSLVYRLGNIILLIMVLFIFSWLTIHKLELHLDFSILLEYTTRFRHGFLMTVVISFFSLIFSMIVGSFTVIGVRSKILFISYFCRVYIQIIRGTPLLVQIFFFYYIVGTAWGIENRYIAGILILSLFEGAYISEIIRGGLLSLDKQQYEIAQAIGLSKKQTLSLVIIPQLIIRIMPALAGQFASIIKDSSLLSVVAIIELTQTTQEISSINYALFENYLFLGLLYFILTFPVILLSQYLEKKFSYAH
- a CDS encoding amino acid ABC transporter ATP-binding protein, whose protein sequence is MHIKLEAINHFFSDEKKVLNNLNFEDECNSLAIIGSSGGGKSTLLRILGGLLYPSSGNFYFNYNKIDFKEHNEWYKKIGFVFQSNGLFPHLTGLQNITLPLTKVFNLTVIDATKKANELLERFGLLKDAHKYPHQLSGGQCQRIAIARAIIVNPELLLLDEPTSALDPEYTLEVLNMINELVIEGQNIIVVTHEMGFARLACEKAMFLYDGKIIEHNKSENFFNNPQSPELNYFLAKILEWN
- a CDS encoding pyruvate carboxylase subunit B → MNTINITETVLRDGHQSLLATRMPTEDMLPILEKMDEVGYRSLEMWGGATFDVAMRFLNQDPWDRLKEIKKYVKKTPLQMLLRGQTLVGYRHYADDTVDLFIRKAIENGIDIVRIFDALNDIENIRVPLEAVKKYGGIAQAALSYTISPVHSIEFFVNLAKQYRDLGADEIAIKDMAGILLPETGYKLVSAIKKEMPNIPIVVHTHDTAGIGSILYKRVTDAGAYSIDTSISSLGGGSAQPVTESIVKCFEGSTRPTTLNQELLSEIADYFKLLRNKYMNQNLINIQSYFTEPKLIEYQLPGGMLSNLISQLTSQKSMDKYEEVLREIPRVRADFGYPALVTPISQIVGTQAVMNVLLGERYKICSKEAKDYISGFYGKSSVPIKSEIMQKICGTEKYYTGSPSALVKPELENARKEYAHIINNDEELLSCILFPQIAKSYLESKKNTDYIEVEILP
- a CDS encoding OadG family protein produces the protein MFGDILTLTDTALITFLGMGVVFLVLILLTMILSLFRFIPVNNITIISTSIEKSTDISPAYFSVVSSLHKAIIIATILESLEITTKKTQVRITSIHKISC
- a CDS encoding acetyl-CoA carboxylase biotin carboxyl carrier protein subunit translates to MSKMYKVKVEGNIYEVEVEFVSETAAFAPIQNQVPATSSAQPQSTTSSVSVTGKGIPIIAPMQGNIWKIVKNIGDTVKTGETILILEAMKMENNIIAPKDGTIVSLLVKEGQLVDSGSTLVELA
- a CDS encoding sodium ion-translocating decarboxylase subunit beta — its product is MQELLLNLYQTTGIAMMTISSLIMIGIGLILLYLAIAKGYEPYLLLPIAFGMLWINLPTSIGEGLMNEGGLLYILYQGVKLGIYPPLIFLGIGMLTDFAPLIANPKSLLLGAAAQLGIFLAFWIAVLLGMTGPEAAAISIIGGADGPTAIYLTSKLAPHLLGPIAIAAYSYMALVPIIQPPIMRLLTTKKERLIKMEQLRYVSQREKILFPIVVMIIIIMIVPSSTSLVGMLMLGNLFKESGVVPNLVENGKNALLYIVTIFLGITVGATAKAETFLIIDTLKILTIGLFAFIIGTAGGVLLGKVMCILSGQKINPLIGAAGVSAVPMSARIVQKVGVEEDPTNFLLMHAMGPNVAGVIGSAVAAGTLLSFFK